The following coding sequences lie in one Musa acuminata AAA Group cultivar baxijiao chromosome BXJ1-8, Cavendish_Baxijiao_AAA, whole genome shotgun sequence genomic window:
- the LOC103995773 gene encoding zinc finger CCCH domain-containing protein 24: MCGGPERIRPSSSSTSQEEKFNSSSSRGGGFAGEGMNHLAVETDDSSSSLLELAANNDVGAFRRSLDRDPSAVDEVGLWYGREKGSNRMLLQHRTPLMVAATYGSLDVLELLLSLPSSVDVSRADGHDRTTALHCAASGGSPNAADAVKLLLSAGADSNLVDASGHRPADVVVVPLKVPDVRTVLEELLGRSSNGTCRDHHHRALRTITRLSKTDSQPPSSSLDEDGTPSSDSASFPATIAKAPELQPPAVVTEKKEYPVDPSLPDIKSSIYATDEFRMYSFKVRPCSRAYSHDWTECPFVHPGENARRRDPRKYHYSCVPCPDFRKGTCRRGDMCEYAHGVFECWLHPAQYRTRLCKDGTNCSRRVCFFAHTHEELRPLYMSTGSAVPSSSAAIEMAAAMGLMPGSPSSISTVMHPFTSPLSPSGNGIGHSSLAWAQPNVPVLHLPGINLKGSRLRTSLSAREMPLDDFSAMPEFDAQQLLNDPSHTCLSPSMGNLMVRPKILAPSNLDDLFSAEIASSPKYNSDQGAIFSPSHKAAIHSQFQQQQQGLLSPINTVFSPKAMENQLLPGRPTLLHASLGVSSPGMMSPRSMEPASPKSSHLALLGQQEKQQQTLQSLSSRDLGSGTSLVFGSSGNSSWSKWASPSGILDLGVNGEELGRLNRSSSFELQANGEEPDLSWVHSLVRESPSEEVGTASVAPAWPSGLGPAADGVEDSN, from the coding sequence ATGTGCGGCGGCCCCGAACGCATAAGGCCTTCTTCGTcgtcaacctcgcaggaagagaagttcaacagcagcagcagcagaggtgGCGGGTTTGCTGGCGAAGGAATGAACCACCTCGCCGTGGAGACCGACGACTCGTCCTCGAGCCTTCTCGAGCTCGCGGCGAACAACGATGTCGGCGCCTTCAGGCGATCGCTCGACCGCGACCCCTCGGCCGTTGATGAGGTCGGCCTCTGGTACGGCCGCGAGAAGGGCTCCAACAGGATGCTCCTCCAGCACCGCACTCCGCTTATGGTCGCCGCGACTTATGGCAGCCTCGATGTCCTCGAACTTCTCCTCTCTTTGCCTTCTTCCGTCGATGTCAGCCGAGCTGACGGGCATGACAGAACCACGGCCTTGCACTGCGCTGCCTCAGGGGGTTCTCCCAACGCTGCTGATGCTGTGAAGTTGCTACTTTCTGCCGGTGCCGACTCTAACTTGGTCGACGCTAGTGGCCACCGGCCTGCTGATGTGGTTGTCGTGCCCCTAAAGGTGCCTGATGTGAGGACTGTGCTGGAAGAACTTCTAGGGAGGAGCTCTAATGGTACATGCAGGGATCACCATCATCGTGCTCTTCGCACGATTACGAGGTTATCGAAGACAGATTCGCAGCCCCCGTCTTCCTCTCTTGACGAGGACGGAACACCATCGTCGGACTCGGCTTCTTTCCCCGCGACAATTGCCAAAGCCCCCGAACTCCAGCCACCTGCCGTGGTGACTGAGAAAAAAGAGTATCCTGTGGACCCGTCGCTTCCAGACATCAAGAGCAGCATCTACGCAACTGATGAGTTCCGAATGTACTCGTTCAAAGTCCGACCATGTTCGCGAGCCTACTCCCATGATTGGACTGAGTGCCCTTTCGTTCATCCCGGCGAGAATGCCCGGCGGCGTGACCCAAGGAAGTATCACTATAGTTGTGTTCCGTGCCCTGATTTCCGAAAGGGAACTTGCAGGAGGGGCGACATGTGTGAGTATGCGCATGGGGTGTTTGAGTGTTGGCTTCACCCAGCGCAGTACCGCACTAGGCTTTGCAAGGATGGGACTAACTGCTCTCGCCGTGTCTGTTTTTTTGCCCACACTCATGAAGAGCTCCGTCCGCTGTACATGTCCACTGGCTCTGCAGTGCCATCGTCTTCTGCTGCTATTGAGATGGCTGCCGCTATGGGCCTCATGCCTGGGTCTCCATCTTCCATCTCCACTGTGATGCATCCTTTCACTTCACCATTGTCCCCATCTGGAAATGGTATCGGTCACTCTTCATTGGCATGGGCTCAGCCAAATGTGCCTGTGCTTCATCTTCCTGGGATCAATCTCAAGGGGAGCAGGTTACGCACATCTCTCAGTGCGAGGGAGATGCCTTTGGATGATTTTTCTGCGATGCCTGAATTTGATGCTCAGCAGCTGCTAAATGATCCGTCCCACACTTGCCTGAGCCCATCAATGGGGAATTTGATGGTGCGACCAAAGATCCTTGCTCCATCAAACCTTGATGAccttttctcagctgagattgcCTCGTCTCCAAAGTATAATTCTGATCAAGGTGCAATTTTTTCTCCATCCCACAAGGCTGCTATTCACAGTCAattccagcagcagcagcaaggctTGCTCTCACCAATTAACACAGTTTTCTCACCCAAAGCCATGGAAAACCAGCTGCTTCCGGGACGCCCTACCCTGCTGCATGCCTCACTTGGTGTCTCTTCACCTGGCATGATGTCCCCTAGAAGCATGGAGCCTGCTTCTCCCAAGAGCTCTCATCTGGCTTTGCTTGGTCAGCAGGAGAAGCAACAGCAGACACTTCAGAGCCTGAGCTCTCGTGATCTTGGTTCTGGAACATCCCTGGTTTTTGGTTCTTCTGGTAACTCTTCATGGTCAAAGTGGGCTTCACCTTCTGGGATTCTTGACTTGGGAGTGAATGGCGAAGAGCTTGGTCGTCTCAATCGATCATCTTCCTTTGAGCTGCAGGCTAATGGCGAGGAGCCTGATCTCTCATGGGTCCACTCTTTAGTGAGAGAATCGCCATCTGAGGAAGTGGGCACTGCTTCAGTTGCTCCAGCTTGGCCTTCCGGCTTGGGTCCTGCTGCTGATGGAGTTGAGGATTCCAATTGA